From Chryseobacterium shandongense, the proteins below share one genomic window:
- a CDS encoding S9 family peptidase, which yields MEAPKAKKIEKTLETHGDKRIDNYFWLNERENPEVIQYLEEENAYADFVMKDTEQLQEELFEEMKARYKKDDESLPYFFNGYWYIVRYEEGKEYPIFCRKHQSLDSEEEIILDVNTLAEGESYFEVGSVAVSPNNELASFSSDNVSRRIYSINFKDLKTGEVLPDKIENTTGKAVWANDNEHVFYIRKDESLRAFQVFRHRLGTNTSEDVLIFHEKDDTFDVNVFKTKSLEYIFIASSSTISDEHRFIPSDNVFAEWTIIQPRIDDLEYSVEHYEDEFYIITNADDAFNFKIVKTKINNCGMENWVDVIPHRPEVLLEGFEIFKNYLVLEEREEGLLQIKIIDEKTQESHYLPFSDPTYTAYIGVNLEFDTEVLRYGYTSLTQPSSTYEYNMREKTTVLLKQQEVLGGKFFAENYISERIWADSRDGEAKVPISLVYHKDTIKSTDTPLLLYGYGSYGHTVDASFSNVRLSILDRGFIYAIAHIRGGEYLGREWYEDGKMLFKKNTFFDFIDAAKYLIQQNYTSSKHLYAMGGSAGGLLVGAVMNYEPSLFNGIVAQVPFVDVVTTMLDETIPLTTGEYDEWGNPNDEEYYHYMKEYSPYDNVEAKEYPNVLITTGLHDSQVQYWEPAKWTAKLRELKTDNNILVFKTDMSAGHGGASGRFESLKEDALEYAFLLKLENKNE from the coding sequence ATGGAAGCTCCAAAGGCAAAAAAAATAGAAAAGACGCTTGAAACACACGGTGATAAAAGAATTGACAATTATTTCTGGCTCAATGAAAGGGAAAATCCGGAGGTCATACAATATCTTGAAGAAGAAAATGCCTATGCAGATTTTGTAATGAAAGATACAGAACAGCTACAGGAAGAACTTTTTGAAGAAATGAAAGCCCGCTACAAAAAAGACGATGAATCTTTACCGTATTTTTTTAACGGCTACTGGTATATCGTTCGTTATGAAGAGGGAAAAGAGTATCCTATTTTCTGCAGAAAACACCAAAGCTTAGACAGCGAGGAAGAAATTATTCTGGATGTAAATACTCTGGCAGAAGGTGAGAGCTATTTCGAAGTGGGAAGCGTTGCTGTTTCCCCGAATAACGAGTTGGCATCTTTTTCATCTGATAATGTAAGCCGAAGAATTTACAGCATCAATTTCAAAGACTTAAAGACGGGAGAAGTTCTTCCTGATAAAATTGAAAATACCACCGGAAAAGCAGTTTGGGCTAATGACAACGAGCATGTTTTTTATATCAGAAAAGATGAAAGCTTAAGAGCTTTTCAGGTATTCAGGCATAGGCTTGGAACTAATACTTCAGAAGATGTTTTAATTTTCCACGAAAAAGATGATACTTTTGATGTAAATGTTTTTAAAACAAAATCTTTAGAGTATATTTTCATTGCAAGCTCCAGCACAATTTCGGATGAACATCGGTTTATCCCTTCAGATAATGTTTTCGCCGAGTGGACAATTATACAACCGCGAATTGATGACCTGGAATACTCCGTTGAACATTACGAAGACGAGTTTTATATTATCACCAATGCAGACGATGCATTTAATTTTAAAATCGTAAAAACTAAAATCAATAACTGCGGAATGGAAAACTGGGTAGATGTTATCCCCCACCGCCCTGAAGTTCTTCTTGAAGGTTTCGAGATTTTCAAAAACTATCTGGTTCTTGAAGAAAGAGAAGAAGGTTTGCTGCAAATTAAAATCATTGATGAAAAAACACAGGAATCTCATTATCTGCCTTTTTCAGATCCAACATACACAGCTTATATCGGCGTGAATCTTGAATTTGACACGGAAGTATTGCGTTACGGCTATACTTCTCTGACACAACCAAGTTCTACTTACGAGTACAATATGAGAGAAAAAACCACCGTTCTTCTGAAACAACAAGAAGTTCTGGGTGGAAAATTCTTTGCTGAAAATTATATTTCCGAAAGAATATGGGCAGACTCAAGAGACGGGGAAGCGAAAGTCCCGATCTCTCTGGTTTATCATAAAGATACTATAAAATCTACAGATACTCCTTTGCTTTTGTACGGTTACGGAAGCTACGGGCATACCGTGGATGCGAGTTTTTCTAATGTAAGATTGTCCATTCTGGACAGAGGTTTCATCTATGCGATTGCTCACATCAGAGGCGGGGAATACTTGGGACGAGAGTGGTACGAAGACGGAAAAATGCTTTTCAAGAAGAACACTTTTTTCGACTTTATTGATGCTGCTAAATATCTGATTCAACAAAATTACACCTCATCTAAACATTTATACGCGATGGGCGGAAGTGCTGGAGGTTTGCTTGTAGGTGCGGTTATGAATTACGAACCGTCTCTATTCAACGGAATTGTTGCTCAGGTTCCTTTTGTAGATGTTGTAACCACTATGCTGGATGAAACCATCCCGTTAACAACAGGAGAATATGACGAATGGGGAAATCCGAATGATGAAGAATATTATCATTATATGAAAGAATATTCACCGTACGATAATGTTGAAGCGAAAGAATACCCGAATGTACTGATCACAACCGGCCTGCATGATTCTCAGGTACAATATTGGGAGCCTGCAAAATGGACTGCAAAGTTAAGGGAGCTTAAAACCGACAATAATATTCTTGTTTTTAAAACTGATATGAGCGCGGGACACGGCGGAGCAAGCGGAAGATTTGAGTCTCTGAAAGAAGATGCATTGGAATATGCGTTTTTACTAAAATTAGAAAACAAAAATGAGTAA
- a CDS encoding SRPBCC family protein, whose amino-acid sequence MKSEIIFNRDADSASVYVMKIYNTDVSTVWDYFTKSRLLDQWWAPKPWECETKSQEFKNGGTWLYSMVGPEGERHYAQIKYGEITEHRSFDGTDSFCDENGNPNPDFPEAKWLFGFTGVEEGTKLTVNIHFASEEAMNQLLEMGFEQGFKTGLEQLEEILSQ is encoded by the coding sequence ATGAAATCTGAAATTATTTTTAATCGGGATGCAGACTCGGCCAGTGTATATGTTATGAAGATTTACAATACCGATGTTTCAACCGTTTGGGATTATTTTACAAAATCCAGATTGCTTGATCAATGGTGGGCTCCGAAACCCTGGGAGTGTGAAACCAAAAGCCAGGAATTTAAAAACGGGGGAACGTGGCTGTATTCAATGGTTGGTCCCGAAGGTGAAAGGCATTATGCTCAAATAAAATACGGGGAAATTACGGAACATCGAAGTTTTGATGGTACGGATTCTTTCTGTGATGAAAACGGAAATCCTAACCCGGATTTTCCGGAAGCCAAGTGGCTGTTTGGGTTCACGGGAGTGGAAGAGGGAACAAAACTCACCGTAAATATTCATTTTGCATCTGAAGAGGCGATGAATCAATTGCTGGAAATGGGCTTTGAACAAGGCTTCAAAACAGGGTTGGAACAATTGGAGGAGATTTTAAGTCAATAA
- a CDS encoding sensor histidine kinase, which yields MNNKFIPIISVFMTISLIVFVTLQFYWLKRYYGALDQDFSSKVYSALENTSKIIGEAEVDKYWNVDNKDLRKTILANNNQPSLTTIQQIKDSGTQRQIVYSKNIIEKNQLPISPKGDSLNLTTLYSDEASYKIKRDTTNRELLTADINRDIENGDYAMKEFVKVNGNNLPITKRVDEKTLDSVITKELRIRGISATFGYGITDKSNKLTSVANKLYKEKKDNNTYSYPLFTDSKERTLYTLALVFPKKEYSLAMNNWPMLLGTFLSLLTILGIYIISINYMMRQKKLAEVKTDFINNMSHEFKTPLATISVATDSLANDKIATNPDKVKYYSELIKQENLRMKKQVENVLNMSKLERNEVKLFLREANVRELIKRTTESFNLIVQQRNGILTQEFNATEYIFKIDEFHISNMLVNLLDNANKYSPEAPEISIKTRNEGHLYVIEVSDKGMGMETQNKTKIFEKFFREETGNIHNVKGQGLGLSYVKKIVELHKGQILVDSQKGRGSTFTIKLPMS from the coding sequence ATGAATAATAAATTCATCCCAATAATATCGGTGTTTATGACGATTTCACTGATTGTATTCGTCACACTCCAATTTTATTGGCTGAAAAGATATTATGGTGCACTGGATCAGGATTTCTCCTCCAAAGTCTATTCTGCACTCGAAAATACATCAAAAATTATTGGTGAGGCTGAAGTGGATAAATACTGGAATGTAGATAACAAAGATTTGAGAAAAACAATTCTTGCCAATAATAACCAGCCATCCTTAACCACTATCCAGCAAATAAAGGATTCGGGAACACAAAGACAAATTGTCTATTCAAAGAATATTATTGAAAAAAATCAGCTCCCGATTTCTCCAAAAGGAGACTCACTGAATCTTACAACACTGTATTCTGATGAAGCATCTTACAAAATAAAAAGAGACACGACCAACCGTGAGCTCCTCACCGCCGATATCAACCGAGATATCGAAAACGGTGATTATGCCATGAAAGAATTTGTGAAGGTAAATGGCAATAACCTTCCAATCACCAAAAGAGTAGATGAAAAAACACTAGATTCTGTGATTACCAAAGAGTTGAGGATAAGAGGAATTTCTGCAACTTTCGGATATGGAATTACCGATAAGAGCAACAAACTTACGAGCGTTGCCAACAAACTGTACAAAGAAAAGAAAGATAATAATACATACAGTTATCCGTTGTTTACAGACTCGAAAGAAAGGACATTATATACACTTGCTTTGGTTTTTCCTAAAAAGGAATATTCTCTTGCAATGAACAATTGGCCAATGCTGTTGGGAACTTTTCTTTCATTGCTTACTATTTTGGGAATATACATTATCTCCATCAATTATATGATGAGACAAAAAAAGCTGGCAGAAGTGAAAACGGATTTTATCAACAATATGTCTCACGAGTTTAAAACTCCACTAGCCACGATTTCCGTTGCTACAGACTCTCTGGCAAATGATAAAATCGCTACTAATCCGGATAAAGTAAAATACTATTCCGAGCTGATAAAACAGGAAAACCTAAGGATGAAAAAACAGGTGGAAAATGTTTTGAATATGTCAAAGCTTGAAAGAAATGAAGTAAAACTATTCTTAAGGGAAGCCAATGTAAGAGAACTCATCAAAAGAACAACGGAATCCTTCAACCTCATTGTTCAGCAAAGAAACGGCATTCTTACTCAGGAATTTAATGCTACCGAATATATTTTTAAAATTGACGAATTTCACATTTCCAATATGCTGGTAAATCTTTTGGATAATGCCAATAAATATTCTCCAGAGGCTCCAGAAATTTCTATAAAGACAAGAAATGAGGGACATTTGTATGTAATTGAAGTTTCAGACAAGGGGATGGGAATGGAAACTCAGAATAAAACAAAGATCTTCGAAAAATTCTTTAGAGAAGAAACAGGAAATATCCATAATGTAAAAGGCCAGGGATTGGGGCTTTCCTATGTAAAAAAGATTGTGGAACTGCATAAAGGCCAGATTTTGGTAGATTCCCAAAAAGGAAGAGGAAGCACATTTACCATTAAGCTGCCAATGAGTTAA
- a CDS encoding response regulator transcription factor, with the protein MSNRILLVEDDQSFGAVLKDYLTINNFEVTLATDGEQGLKEFTENEFDICIFDVMMPKKDGFSLAEDVKKIDKNTPIIFLTARNMREDILKGYQLGADDYITKPFDTELLLYKIKAILQRSSTLENEEQEQFKISNIFFDSMLRQLRVGDNEYKLSPKENELLKLLCIHRNDFMPRDLALRKIWKKENYFTARSMDVYIAKLRKLLKDDEGLEIINVHGEGFRLLVKN; encoded by the coding sequence ATGAGCAACAGAATATTATTAGTAGAAGACGATCAGAGTTTTGGAGCAGTACTGAAAGATTATTTAACGATAAATAATTTCGAGGTTACTCTGGCAACGGATGGAGAGCAGGGACTTAAAGAATTCACGGAAAATGAATTTGACATTTGTATTTTCGACGTAATGATGCCGAAAAAAGACGGATTTTCATTAGCTGAAGACGTAAAAAAAATTGATAAAAACACACCGATCATTTTCCTGACAGCCAGAAACATGAGAGAAGACATCCTGAAAGGATACCAGTTGGGAGCCGATGATTATATCACAAAACCTTTTGATACCGAGTTACTTCTGTATAAAATAAAGGCAATTCTGCAGAGAAGTTCAACGCTTGAAAATGAAGAGCAGGAACAATTCAAAATCAGTAATATCTTCTTTGATTCTATGCTGAGACAATTGAGAGTGGGAGATAATGAATACAAACTTTCACCTAAAGAAAACGAATTGCTAAAACTTCTCTGCATCCATAGAAATGATTTCATGCCGAGAGATCTGGCATTAAGGAAAATCTGGAAAAAAGAAAATTACTTCACAGCAAGAAGTATGGACGTTTACATTGCAAAATTGCGTAAGCTTTTGAAAGATGATGAAGGCTTGGAAATTATCAATGTACATGGCGAAGGATTCAGGCTTTTGGTTAAGAATTAA